Within Actinosynnema pretiosum, the genomic segment CGCCGGTTCCGGCGCGGTGGGAGCACGCGGGGCGGAGCCGGTGGGTGTCGCGCGGGCCGCGGGCGCGCGCGAGCCGGAGGCGGGGGGCGCGGTCGATCCCGGCGGGGTGTGTCCGGCGCCTGCGGTGGGCGCCGCGACGCGCGCACCCGACCCGGAGGCGGCTGCGCCCGGCGTGCCGGGCCCGGCGGCGCGGCCGGTGGGCGCCGGGCCGGACGGGTCCGCGCGGACCGTCGACGTGGTGGGCGCGTCCGGGCCGCTGGTGCCCCTGGTGGTGTCCGCGCGCGACGAGCGCGCGCTGGCCGCCCAGGTCGAGCGGATCACCGCGCTGCCGCACGACCCGGTGGACGTGGGCTGGTCCCTGGTCACCACGCGCGCCACCCTGCGCCACCGCGCCGTGCTGCTGGACGGCGAGGTCGTCGCCTCCGGCGTCCCGGCGCCGGGCGGCACGGCGTGGCTGTTCACCGGGCAGGGCGGCTACCGGCCGGGCACCGGGCGGGCGCTGCGGGCGCGGTTCCCCGCGTTCCGCGACGCCTTCGACGCCACCTGCGCCGAGCTCGACCGCGCGCTCGACGGCCGCGCCGAGCACCCGGTGCGCGCCGTCGCGCTGGGGGAGCGCCCCGGCCTGGACGGCACCCTGCACGCGCAGACCGCCGCGTTCGCCCTGCAGACCGCGCTGGCCGCCCAGCTGGGCGCGTTCGGCCTCGCGCCGGACGCGGTGGCGGGCCACTCGGTCGGCGAGATCGCCGCCGCGCACGTCGCGGGCGCGTTCCCGCTCGACGCGGCGTGCGCGCTGGTCGCCGAGCGCGGCGTGCTCATGCGCGACCTGCGACCGGGCGCGATGGTCGCCGTCGAGGTCACCGAGGAGGAGGCGCTGGACGCGATCGGCGACCTGCCCGTCGCGGTCGCCGTCGTCAACGGCCCGGAGGCGGTCGTGCTCTCCGGCGACGCCGAGGCGGTCGTGGCCGTCGCGGCCCGCCTCGGCGGGCGGCGCAAGCGGCTCCCGGTGGACCGGGCGTTCCACTCGCCGCACGTCGACCCGGTGCTCGACGCCCTGCGCGGCCTGGCCACCGGGACCCCGACCACACCCCTGATCTCCACCACCACCGGCCGCACGCTGACCCACGTCGGCCACGACCACTGGGCCGACCACGCGCGCGGCGCGGTCCGCTTCGCCGACGCCCTGCGCGCCCTGGCGGGCAGCGGCGTCACGACGGCCGTGGAGCTGGGCCCCGACGCCGTGCTCACCCCGCACGCCGCCGAGGTCCTGGCCCGCGCGATCCCCGCCCTGCGCGCCGACCACGACGAGGTCGTCGCCCTGCTCACCGCGCTGGCCGTGCTGCACGCGCGCGGCGCGGCCGTCGACTGGCGGCCCGCGTTCGAGGGCGCGGGCGCGCGCCGCGTCGACCTGCCCACCTACCCCTTCCAGCGCACCCGCTACTGGCTCGACGCCGCACCCCGCGCCACCGCGACCGGTCACCCGCTGGTGGACGCGCTGGACGTGCTGCCCGGCGACGAGGTCCTGCTGTCCGCGCGCTGGCACGCGGGCCGGGCCGGTCTGGGCGCGACCCCGCTGGCGGCGCTGCTGGAACCGGTGATCAGGGCGGGCGACGAGGTCGGCTGCCCGGTGGTGGCCGAGCTTGACCTGGCCACCCCGGTCCCGCTCGACGCGGGCCCCCGGCACGTCCGGGTCCGCGTGACCGCCCCGGACGCAGACGGCCGCCGTGCGGTGACCGTCCACTCCCGACCGGACGACGAGCCCGCCTGGACCGGGCACGCGACGGGCGTGCTCGCCCCGGCGGGCCACCCGGAACCGCTACCGCACGACTCCGAGGCGCTCGCGGTGGGGACCAATGGCGCGTGGCCGCCCGCTGGGGCTGATGTCCCGGCGGCGGGAGCCAATGGCGCGTCCTTGCCCCACGGGGCCGGCACCCCGGCGGCAGCGACCAACGGTGCGCGGTCCGCCCTGCCCGCCGCCGGACCGGCGCCGGGCGCTGAGCTCGTGCTGCCCGACGGCGCCGCGCCCGACGGCTTCGGCCTGCACCCCGCGCTCTGGGAGGCGCTGCTGCCGCACCCCGCCCGCTGCGCCGACGTCGTCCTGCACGCCACCGGGGCGACCGCGCTGCGGGTGCGCGGGACCTCGCCGCTCCTGGCGGTCGACGGCGCGGGCGACCCGGTCGTGTCGGTGGGGGGTGTCACCCGAGTGGCGGCGTCCCCGCGCGCCGTCACGCGGGGGTCGCTGTTCGAGGTCGTCGAGGTCCCCCTGCCCGCCCCCGCGCCCCCCGGCCCGTCCACCGCCCTGTCCGCTGACCTGTCCACCGCCCTGTCCGCGGACCTGCGCGGGGTCACGCCCGCCGAGGCGCTCGACGTGCTCCAGCGCTTCGCCGCGAGCGACGCGCCCCGCCTGGTCGTGCGCACCGACCGCCCCGACGACCCGTGGCAGTGCGCCGTGCGCGGCCTGGTGCGGTCCGCGCAGGCCGAGGAACCCGGCCGGATCCTGCTCGTCGTCCAGGACGGCGACGGCCCCGAACCGCCGCCCACCACGCGGGAACCCGAGGTGGTCGTCCGCGACGGGGCGCTCCGCGTGCCGCGCCTGCGCCGCACCGCGCCCCGCCACGACGGCGTGCGCGCCCTCCCCGACACCGTCCTGATCACCGGCGGCACGGGCGCGCTCGGCTCCACCCTGGCCCGCCACCTGGCCGCCGGGGGAGTGCGGACCCTCGTGCTCGCCAGCAGGCGCGGCCCCGCCGCGCCCGGCGCGCCCGAACTGGCCGCCGACCTCGCGGGACTCGGCGCGCGCGCCCACCTGGTCGCCGCCGACCTCACGGACCGGGCCGCGCTCGCCGCGCTGCTCGCCGAGCACCGACCCGGCGGCGTCGTGCACACCGCGGGCGTCCTGGACGACGGCGTCCTGTCCGCCCTCACCCCCGCCCGGCTGGACGCCGTGCTGGCGCCCAAGGCGCTGGTGGCCGCCCACCTGGACGAGCTGACCCGCGACGGCACCACGACGCTGTTCGTGCTGTTCTCCTCGGCGGCGGGCGTGCTCGGCACCCCCGGCCAGGCCAACTACGCGGCGGCGAACGCCTTCCTGGACGGCCTGGCCGCACGACGGCGGGCGGCGGGTCTGCACGCGCTCTCCCTGGCCTGGGGGCCGTGGCGCTCCGGCATGGCCGCCGGGGTCGACGCCTCCCGCGCCGGGCTGCACCCGCTGGACGACGCCGAGGCCACCGCCCTGTTCGACGCCGCCCTCGCCGACGGCCGCCCGCTGCTGGCGCCGCTGAGCCTGGCCGCGACGCCGCAGGACGCGGACGTGCCGCCGCTGCTGCGCCAGCTCGTGCCCGTGCGGCGCAGGAGCGCCCGCGCCGAGGTCGCCCCGGACCCGGTCGATCGGCTGCGCGGGGCCGCCGACCACGAGCTGCCGGAGCTGCTGCTGACGCTCGTGCGCGCCGCCACCGCCACCGTCCTCGGCCACCGGGGGCCTGAGTCCGTCGACCCGGACGAGCCCTTCTGGGACACCGGGTTCACCTCGCTCACCGCCGTCGAGCTGCGCAACCTGCTGGCCGAGCGCACCGGCGTGCGCGTCACCGCCGCCGCGGTCTACGAGGAGCCGACCCCGAGGGCGCTGTCCGCCCACCTGCGCGCCGCGCTGCGCGCGCCCCACACCAGCGGGACGGTCTGACGTGTACGACACCAACACCTACCTGGCCCGGCTCGGCGTCGAGGTCACCCGCCCCGACCGGGCCGCGCTGACCGCGCTGCACCGCGCCCACCTGCGGGCGCTGCACTACGACAACACCGCCGCCGCCACTCAGGACGGCCCCGTTCCCGACAACCTCGCCGACCTGGACGTGGACGCGACCTTCGACGGGCTCGTCACGGCCGGGCGGGGCGGCATCTGCTTCGAGCTGAACCTGCTGTTCCACCGGCTGCTCACCGACCTCGGCTTCACCACGACCGTGCTGTCGGCGGGCGTGGCCGACGAGGAGGGCGGCTTCAGCCCCGACCTGGCGCACCGGTTCACCGCCGTGCACCTGGACGGCGAGGTGCTGCTGGCCGACGTGGGCTTCGCCGGACCGTCCTACCTGGACCCGATCAGGCTGGCCCCGGACGAGCAGGTCCAGCACGGGTGCGCGTTCCGGGTGGTGGAGCAGGACGGCAGGCACCTCGTGCTGCGCAGGAGCCGCACCACCGACTGGCGCCCGCTCTACGAGTTCGCCACCACCCCCAGGACGCTGTCCGACTGGGACGGCTTCACCCCGAGACTGCGCCGCTACCTGGACCGCGCGGTGATCGCGGGCACCACCCTGCTGTGCCGCGCGGTCGACGACGGCCACCGGGCCCTGGTGGGCAAGCGGCACCTCGTGGTCCGTGACGGCCACGAGACGGTGACCACCCTGCTGGACCCGGCCGAGCACGCGCGCGTGAGCGCCGAGATCCGCACCGGGATCTGCGCCGACTGAGCCGGGCCGCGCCGCGGAGCCGGGTCACGCAGAGGAGGCGAGCCACGCCGCAGAGCCGGGCCACGCTACGGAGGTGGACCACGCCGCAGAGGTGGACCACGCCGCGAAGGTGGGCCGGGGCTCGGCCCTGTCCCGCCCAGCCCGGTCCTGCTTGGCTCGTCCTGCTTGGCTCGGCGCTGCTCAGCTCGGCTTTGTCCCGCCCGGCTTTGTCCCGCCCTGCCCGTCCCCGCCCGGCCCGCCTCCCGCTCGCCTACCCCAGCTCGGCCTCGAACAGGATCGTCGCGTTCGCCCGCCGCTCCGGCACCCGGAACAGGGTCGGCGCGGGCCGCCCGTGCCGTGCCGCCTCCGCCACGACGTCGTACTCCGCCACCCGCCACCCGTGCCGCGCCAACCACGCCCCGCCCGGCTCCCGCGGACCCCCCTTCACCAGGTCGGCCAAGCAGACCCCGGTCCCCTCCAGGTACCCGCCCAGCGCCTCCCCGGCCTTCCACCCGTCGTGGGTGTGGTCGAGCGCGAACCGGCTCCCCGCCGCGGAGGCCCCGAGCACCGCCGCCATCAGCTCCTCGCACCCGGCCTCGTCCAGCAGCCCCAGCGCGCCCTCCGCCAGCCAGGCCACCGGGGCCTCCCGGTCCAGCCCGGCGGCGACCAGCGCGGCCACCCAGTCCGAGCGCAGGTCCGCCGCGACGACCCGCCGGTCGCACGAGGGCTCCGCCCCGACCTCCCGCACCACGCGCTCCTTGAACCCCAGCACGTCCGGCAGGTCCACCTCGAACACCACCACCCCCTCGGGCCAGGGCAGCCGGAACGCGCGGGCGTCCAACCCGGCGGCCAGCAGCACCACCTGCC encodes:
- a CDS encoding arylamine N-acetyltransferase family protein produces the protein MYDTNTYLARLGVEVTRPDRAALTALHRAHLRALHYDNTAAATQDGPVPDNLADLDVDATFDGLVTAGRGGICFELNLLFHRLLTDLGFTTTVLSAGVADEEGGFSPDLAHRFTAVHLDGEVLLADVGFAGPSYLDPIRLAPDEQVQHGCAFRVVEQDGRHLVLRRSRTTDWRPLYEFATTPRTLSDWDGFTPRLRRYLDRAVIAGTTLLCRAVDDGHRALVGKRHLVVRDGHETVTTLLDPAEHARVSAEIRTGICAD
- a CDS encoding class I SAM-dependent methyltransferase — protein: MSLPADSPPPGPVEMPDESWTSLGNAGARAQESARADRLFDDPLARAFLDAAGTGNPLLPDRGGGDPGLLGQITDVIVVKTVFFDAVLARAAAAGVRQVVLLAAGLDARAFRLPWPEGVVVFEVDLPDVLGFKERVVREVGAEPSCDRRVVAADLRSDWVAALVAAGLDREAPVAWLAEGALGLLDEAGCEELMAAVLGASAAGSRFALDHTHDGWKAGEALGGYLEGTGVCLADLVKGGPREPGGAWLARHGWRVAEYDVVAEAARHGRPAPTLFRVPERRANATILFEAELG